From one Bacteroides fragilis NCTC 9343 genomic stretch:
- a CDS encoding OmpA family protein, whose protein sequence is MKKIKFMALFLSMALVFGSCGSMNNTAKGGVIGGGSGAALGAIIGGIAGKGKGAAIGAAVGTAVGAGAGVLIGRKMDKKAAEAAKIKDAQVEQVTDNNGLAAVKVTFPSGILFAFNSSALSAASKQSLAEFANILKEDPTVDVAIIGHTDKVGSYEANQKVSANRAYAVENYLQACGVKPYQFKKVEGVGYSQYNESETPEQNRRVEIFMYASEQMIKNAEAGK, encoded by the coding sequence ATGAAGAAAATTAAATTTATGGCTTTGTTTCTAAGCATGGCGCTTGTTTTCGGAAGTTGCGGAAGCATGAATAATACAGCTAAGGGTGGTGTCATCGGCGGTGGTTCGGGAGCGGCCTTGGGAGCTATTATCGGTGGTATTGCCGGTAAAGGAAAAGGTGCTGCTATCGGTGCTGCAGTAGGTACTGCCGTAGGTGCCGGAGCAGGTGTTCTCATTGGTCGTAAGATGGACAAGAAAGCTGCTGAGGCTGCAAAGATCAAAGACGCACAAGTAGAACAAGTTACTGATAACAATGGTCTGGCTGCCGTAAAGGTAACTTTCCCCTCAGGTATACTTTTTGCATTCAACTCTTCTGCACTAAGTGCAGCATCTAAACAATCGTTGGCTGAATTTGCCAATATCCTGAAAGAAGATCCGACAGTCGATGTAGCCATTATCGGTCATACCGATAAAGTAGGCAGCTACGAAGCTAACCAGAAAGTATCGGCCAACCGTGCATACGCCGTTGAAAATTATCTTCAGGCATGTGGCGTTAAACCTTACCAATTCAAAAAGGTGGAAGGTGTAGGCTACTCACAATACAACGAGTCGGAAACACCGGAACAAAACCGTCGTGTAGAAATATTTATGTACGCCAGTGAACAGATGATTAAAAACGCTGAAGCCGGTAAATAA
- a CDS encoding DMT family transporter: protein MKTTQRTAGWYHVMAAVTVMIWGTTFVATKVLIKYGLSPVDILFYRFLLAYICIWFFSPRVLLAKSWQDELRFVGLGLCGGSLYFVAENTALGMTLASNVSLIICTTPILTALLAPFFYKGDKLKARLIGGSLMALIGVGLVVFNGSFILQLSPAGDILTLIAALMWAFYCLLLRRMNTHYPTLFITRKVFFYGLVTLLPLFLVYPLQTDIHILFRPVVALNLLFLGVIASMLCYIMWNTAVKQLGVVCATSYIYVVPLITLLTSAIVIDETITIVALLGSALILSGVYIAERGVNLKK from the coding sequence ATGAAAACAACTCAGAGAACGGCCGGATGGTATCATGTGATGGCAGCGGTGACAGTAATGATATGGGGAACAACTTTCGTTGCTACTAAAGTTTTAATAAAATATGGCCTGTCACCTGTCGATATTTTATTCTACCGTTTTTTATTGGCATATATTTGCATCTGGTTTTTCTCTCCTCGTGTGTTGCTGGCTAAGAGTTGGCAGGACGAACTGCGGTTTGTAGGACTCGGACTATGTGGAGGTTCGCTCTATTTTGTAGCCGAAAATACGGCATTGGGTATGACGCTTGCTTCCAATGTATCGTTAATTATCTGTACGACTCCTATTCTGACTGCACTGTTGGCACCCTTTTTCTATAAGGGTGATAAATTAAAAGCACGTCTGATAGGCGGTTCTTTGATGGCGCTTATCGGAGTGGGACTGGTTGTGTTTAATGGTAGTTTCATTTTGCAGCTTAGTCCGGCCGGTGATATTCTGACCCTGATAGCTGCATTAATGTGGGCTTTTTATTGCTTGCTTCTCAGGAGGATGAATACTCATTATCCGACATTGTTCATTACACGGAAAGTTTTCTTTTATGGTTTGGTGACTCTTTTACCCCTATTCTTAGTGTATCCTTTACAGACGGATATACATATCCTGTTCCGGCCCGTTGTCGCTCTAAATCTGCTTTTTCTGGGGGTGATTGCCTCGATGCTGTGCTATATTATGTGGAATACGGCAGTGAAACAATTGGGAGTGGTTTGTGCCACCAGTTATATTTATGTAGTTCCCCTTATTACTTTGCTGACCTCTGCCATTGTGATCGACGAAACCATCACAATAGTTGCTTTATTGGGATCGGCACTGATTCTGAGCGGAGTATATATTGCCGAAAGGGGAGTGAACTTGAAGAAA
- a CDS encoding MATE family efflux transporter, whose amino-acid sequence MQGIKNLTQGPINKQLFNLAMPIMATSFIQMAYSLTDMAWVGRLGSEAVAAVGSVGILTWMSGSISLLNKVGSEVSVGQSIGAQNHEDARNFASHNITIALIISLCWGGLLFLLARPIIGIYELEAHITENAIAYLRIISTGLPFIFLSAAFTGIYNAAGRSKIPFYISGTGLVLNILLDPLFIFGFGLGTNGAAYATWISQAAVFGIFIYQLRCRDALLGRFSFFTRLKKKYTHRILKLGLPVATLNTLFAFVNMFLCRTASEQGGHIGLMTFTTGGQIEAITWNTSQGFSTALSAFIAQNYAAGRTDRVIKSWHTTLLMTSIFGTLCTLLFVFFGNEIFALFVPEQAAYEAGGVFLRIDGYSQLFMMLEITTQGVFYGIGRTIPPAIISITCNYMRIPLAILFVRMGMGVEGIWWAVCVTTVAKGLILAGWFALIKRKVLSRPIL is encoded by the coding sequence ATGCAAGGAATCAAGAATCTGACTCAAGGTCCTATCAATAAACAATTGTTTAACCTGGCGATGCCCATTATGGCCACCTCGTTTATCCAAATGGCATATAGTCTGACAGATATGGCTTGGGTAGGGCGTTTGGGGAGTGAAGCCGTCGCCGCCGTCGGTTCGGTAGGTATCCTGACCTGGATGTCGGGTTCCATTTCCTTACTGAACAAAGTAGGTTCCGAGGTCAGTGTAGGTCAGTCCATCGGAGCACAAAATCATGAAGATGCCCGTAATTTCGCCTCACACAACATTACTATCGCCCTTATTATTTCACTTTGCTGGGGTGGACTGCTTTTCCTGCTTGCACGTCCCATCATCGGTATCTACGAACTGGAAGCACATATCACCGAAAATGCAATCGCTTATCTGCGCATAATCTCTACCGGATTACCTTTCATTTTTCTTTCGGCAGCCTTTACCGGTATTTATAATGCCGCCGGAAGAAGTAAGATACCATTCTACATCAGTGGTACCGGATTGGTATTGAATATCCTCCTCGATCCCCTTTTCATCTTCGGTTTCGGGCTGGGTACCAACGGAGCAGCCTATGCTACTTGGATTTCGCAAGCAGCAGTATTCGGCATTTTTATCTATCAATTACGTTGCAGAGACGCTTTACTGGGACGATTCTCTTTCTTTACCCGGTTAAAGAAAAAATATACCCATCGTATCCTTAAATTAGGTTTACCGGTAGCTACCCTTAACACCTTGTTTGCATTCGTCAATATGTTCCTTTGCCGTACAGCATCCGAACAAGGAGGGCATATCGGATTGATGACCTTTACCACCGGAGGGCAAATTGAGGCTATCACCTGGAATACATCACAAGGATTCTCTACTGCCTTAAGCGCATTCATTGCCCAGAACTATGCAGCCGGACGAACAGACCGTGTGATCAAATCGTGGCATACGACTTTGTTGATGACTTCAATTTTCGGTACGCTCTGCACCCTGCTTTTTGTATTTTTCGGAAACGAAATCTTTGCTCTCTTTGTTCCCGAACAAGCCGCTTATGAAGCAGGAGGCGTGTTTCTCCGCATCGACGGTTATTCACAACTCTTTATGATGCTCGAGATCACGACACAAGGTGTATTCTACGGTATCGGACGCACCATTCCACCTGCCATTATCAGCATCACCTGCAACTACATGCGTATTCCGCTCGCCATTCTGTTTGTCCGCATGGGCATGGGAGTAGAAGGTATCTGGTGGGCTGTTTGCGTCACTACTGTTGCCAAAGGGCTTATTCTGGCCGGTTGGTTTGCATTGATTAAACGGAAAGTGTTGTCGCGCCCGATACTCTGA